In Anseongella ginsenosidimutans, one genomic interval encodes:
- a CDS encoding DUF3471 domain-containing protein, with protein MKRTVLFLCFCLVFSAAFAQKSETKNVPLEAAQWVFAPGTVEFIREKELPAMKILPEAGKVVAKDLDFSDGTIEFDVKPNSLTFYFHYQDAKENECFYLRMNRAGNSTALEGIQYAPLIDGVLLWDIYPHYQSNATFTRGDWNHIKLVISGAQMRIYVNDNEQPALEVEHLAGNPKRGSIAFEGDMVVSNLVVTPGKTEALSSLPGMDPTNNDPRYIRKWAVTNPVPIPENVDFSYDLLPSPETSWSVLEAERRGLMNLTRTFGENEARSIIWLKVNIQSIEEQKKKMNLGFLDGVWVFLNGQILYLDKNLQGRLMEKDPGGRCSVDNTSFMLPLKEGPNELLIGLANDPSWGRGMIARMGDMEGIEIKPDPTFDARLIELPEAIVRTYAGEYVFPNGTKMQVAVKGKYLHFSNESTLSTMLYPEADNKFFSRDFGFEIEFAKNKEDNVTHFIVYSNGQQVGQGKRIE; from the coding sequence ATGAAAAGGACTGTTTTATTCCTGTGCTTTTGCCTGGTTTTTTCTGCAGCCTTCGCCCAGAAGAGTGAGACGAAGAACGTTCCGCTGGAAGCAGCACAATGGGTCTTTGCGCCCGGGACGGTGGAGTTTATCCGGGAGAAGGAGCTGCCGGCGATGAAAATCTTACCGGAAGCCGGGAAAGTGGTAGCCAAAGACCTTGACTTTTCCGACGGCACTATTGAATTTGATGTAAAACCCAACAGCCTGACCTTTTATTTCCATTATCAGGACGCCAAAGAAAATGAATGCTTTTATCTGCGTATGAATCGGGCCGGAAATTCAACGGCTTTAGAGGGAATACAGTATGCCCCCCTTATCGATGGTGTACTGTTATGGGATATCTATCCTCATTATCAATCCAATGCTACTTTTACCCGTGGCGATTGGAACCACATAAAATTAGTTATCTCCGGCGCGCAAATGCGCATCTACGTGAATGATAACGAGCAGCCTGCCCTTGAGGTCGAACATTTAGCAGGGAACCCGAAAAGAGGATCGATTGCCTTTGAGGGAGATATGGTGGTATCAAACCTGGTGGTGACGCCTGGTAAGACAGAAGCCCTTTCCTCTTTACCAGGCATGGACCCTACGAATAACGATCCCCGGTACATCCGTAAATGGGCAGTAACGAATCCGGTTCCGATTCCCGAAAATGTAGATTTCAGCTATGACTTACTTCCCTCCCCGGAAACCTCATGGAGTGTGCTGGAGGCCGAGCGGCGGGGGCTCATGAACCTGACCCGTACCTTTGGGGAAAATGAGGCCCGAAGCATTATTTGGCTGAAAGTAAACATTCAGTCAATTGAAGAACAAAAGAAAAAAATGAATCTGGGATTCCTGGACGGTGTTTGGGTTTTTCTGAACGGGCAAATCCTGTATCTGGATAAAAATTTACAAGGCCGGTTAATGGAGAAGGACCCGGGCGGACGCTGCTCGGTGGATAATACATCGTTCATGCTGCCCTTGAAGGAAGGGCCCAACGAGCTGCTCATAGGTCTGGCCAATGATCCTAGCTGGGGAAGGGGAATGATAGCTCGTATGGGAGATATGGAAGGGATTGAAATAAAACCCGATCCCACCTTTGACGCCCGGTTGATCGAACTTCCTGAGGCGATAGTAAGAACCTATGCGGGCGAGTATGTATTTCCCAATGGCACAAAGATGCAGGTTGCAGTAAAAGGGAAATACCTCCATTTCTCAAACGAAAGTACTCTTTCAACAATGCTGTATCCCGAAGCAGACAATAAATTCTTCTCCCGGGATTTCGGTTTTGAAATCGAGTTTGCCAAAAATAAGGAAGACAACGTTACTCACTTTATAGTCTACAGCAATGGTCAGCAGGTAGGACAGGGAAAACGAATAGAATGA
- a CDS encoding GlxA family transcriptional regulator, whose amino-acid sequence MAVVETTTLGVNYDKTILSCIIILFIDMQISVFVPEYGVIEAVTPAFRTFQTANEFLATFGKKPIFEVEYVGLREHVPANNGEYMIKTNRLLKEVTETDLLIIPPAYGDIATGIQANAEAIPYFKKLQETGSSIASLCIGAFLLAETGILNGKKCSTHWAYINDFRERYPEVEVEDGAIITEHDNIYSSGGASSLWNLILYLVEKFADRETAVMISKYFALDIGRDSQAQFAIFNGQRNHGDDEIQKVQDYIEKNYNEKITIETLAQLINTGRRTFERRFKMATNNTPIEYIQRVRIEAAKKFFEASRRNVTEIMYDVGYTDTRAFRDTFKKITGLTPIDYRNRFARVANEV is encoded by the coding sequence ATGGCTGTTGTGGAAACGACAACTTTAGGGGTGAATTACGACAAAACTATTTTATCTTGCATCATAATACTTTTTATTGATATGCAAATTTCTGTCTTTGTACCTGAGTACGGGGTGATTGAAGCCGTTACACCGGCTTTCAGGACCTTCCAGACCGCCAATGAGTTTTTGGCCACATTTGGCAAAAAGCCCATTTTCGAGGTTGAGTATGTGGGCCTGAGAGAACATGTACCTGCCAACAACGGCGAATACATGATAAAGACCAACAGGTTACTCAAAGAGGTGACCGAAACGGACCTGCTGATCATTCCACCAGCATATGGCGACATCGCCACAGGGATTCAGGCCAACGCAGAAGCGATACCATATTTTAAAAAGCTGCAGGAGACAGGTTCAAGTATTGCCAGTTTGTGTATCGGCGCATTTCTTCTAGCTGAAACAGGTATCCTCAATGGTAAAAAATGCTCTACACACTGGGCTTATATAAACGACTTCAGAGAAAGATACCCGGAGGTAGAAGTAGAAGATGGCGCCATAATCACAGAGCATGATAATATTTACAGCAGCGGCGGGGCAAGCAGTTTGTGGAATCTGATATTATACCTGGTTGAAAAGTTTGCCGATAGAGAAACAGCAGTCATGATCTCAAAATATTTTGCATTGGATATCGGGAGAGATAGTCAGGCGCAATTCGCCATATTCAACGGTCAGCGAAATCACGGAGATGATGAAATCCAAAAAGTACAGGATTACATTGAAAAAAACTACAACGAAAAAATAACAATAGAAACGTTAGCACAGCTAATTAATACCGGCCGCAGGACTTTTGAACGAAGATTTAAAATGGCTACCAATAATACCCCAATAGAGTATATACAAAGGGTAAGGATAGAAGCCGCCAAAAAATTCTTTGAAGCATCAAGGAGAAACGTAACCGAAATCATGTATGATGTAGGCTACACGGATACCAGAGCATTCAGGGACACATTTAAAAAGATCACCGGGCTTACGCCAATTGATTACCGGAATAGGTTTGCAAGGGTGGCCAATGAGGTATAA
- a CDS encoding SRPBCC family protein, translated as MAQLERITVEATVNAPVANVWKAWNTPGDIMQWNTPDPSWHCPSSENDLRTGGKFKNRMEAKDGSFGFDFEGVYDNVELHKEISYTMGDGRKVTTLFTEQDGKTHVATTFDPETENDPEFQKQGWQAILENFVKYTESANS; from the coding sequence ATGGCACAATTAGAAAGAATCACGGTAGAAGCAACAGTAAATGCTCCCGTAGCAAACGTTTGGAAGGCTTGGAATACACCAGGCGATATTATGCAATGGAACACCCCTGACCCGAGCTGGCATTGCCCAAGCAGTGAAAATGATCTGAGAACAGGCGGTAAGTTCAAGAACAGAATGGAAGCGAAAGACGGCAGCTTTGGTTTTGACTTTGAAGGCGTTTATGATAACGTGGAATTACACAAGGAAATATCCTACACCATGGGTGATGGAAGAAAGGTCACTACTTTGTTTACTGAACAGGATGGTAAAACCCATGTTGCGACCACATTCGATCCTGAAACAGAAAATGACCCTGAATTTCAGAAACAAGGATGGCAAGCGATCCTGGAAAACTTTGTAAAATACACCGAATCGGCCAATTCGTAA
- a CDS encoding DoxX family protein, producing the protein MKKNKIVFWVATTIIILWEGVMPLGTLLFAPEYVNAGTKPLGYPDYFAYTLVICKVLGVFAISYPKTPGKLKEWAYAGLTFSLIFAFISHACVDKNIGFMLLPLVVLGILAVSYVYNNRIQTIGGK; encoded by the coding sequence ATGAAGAAGAATAAAATAGTTTTTTGGGTGGCAACGACCATCATCATACTTTGGGAGGGGGTAATGCCGCTTGGCACCCTCCTGTTTGCACCAGAGTATGTGAACGCGGGAACAAAACCTTTGGGTTATCCCGATTACTTTGCCTACACGCTGGTCATCTGTAAAGTACTCGGAGTATTTGCTATATCCTATCCTAAGACGCCAGGGAAGTTAAAGGAATGGGCATATGCAGGGCTCACATTTAGTTTAATCTTTGCATTCATCAGCCATGCATGTGTAGATAAGAACATCGGGTTTATGCTGTTGCCTCTTGTGGTGCTGGGCATTCTCGCAGTTTCTTATGTATATAACAATAGAATCCAAACCATTGGCGGAAAATGA